In Haloterrigena turkmenica DSM 5511, a single genomic region encodes these proteins:
- a CDS encoding DUF1328 family protein produces MLELALLFFVIAIIAGALGAGGVAGLSMTIAKWLVLVFVVLAVVSLLL; encoded by the coding sequence ATGTTAGAACTCGCACTGCTGTTCTTCGTGATCGCGATCATCGCCGGTGCGCTCGGTGCGGGCGGCGTCGCCGGGCTGTCGATGACCATCGCGAAGTGGCTCGTGCTGGTGTTCGTCGTCCTCGCGGTCGTCTCGCTGTTGCTGTGA
- a CDS encoding helix-turn-helix transcriptional regulator has product MVFNALWTRLSSLWSSGSTGETEDGETTGEESDDSEDETLSYAEEIEYGVDEHDLPDEDKILRLLVKRGGRVDRSTVRQETGWSDEHLEEVIDRMEDEGQVSAITVGRKRVVCRRGFEPKGYRSHLNE; this is encoded by the coding sequence ATGGTATTCAACGCACTCTGGACCCGTCTTTCCTCGCTCTGGTCGAGCGGTTCGACAGGCGAGACGGAAGACGGCGAGACGACGGGCGAGGAATCGGACGACAGCGAGGACGAAACACTGAGTTACGCCGAGGAGATCGAGTACGGGGTCGACGAACACGACCTCCCCGACGAGGACAAGATTCTCAGACTGCTCGTCAAACGCGGCGGCCGCGTCGATCGATCGACCGTCCGCCAGGAGACCGGCTGGTCGGACGAGCACCTCGAGGAGGTCATCGACCGCATGGAGGACGAGGGGCAGGTCAGTGCGATCACCGTCGGTCGCAAACGAGTCGTCTGCCGGCGCGGGTTCGAGCCGAAGGGATACCGCTCCCACCTCAACGAGTAA